In Ferrigenium kumadai, the DNA window TGCCGAAGATGCTTTTCAACACTTTGGAAATCATGTTCTCGTTTTCTCTGCGCAAAAAATAAAAGGGTGAGGCGATTCATCACCTCACCCCCGGACATCACTGCCTCGCCATCAACCGTGCGCTTCCTGCAGGAAGCGCACGGGATTCTGGGCGATACCCTTATAGCGGACTTCAAAGTGCAAGTGACTGCCGGTGGAGCGCCCGGTGCTGCCGACTTCGGCGACCTTCTCGCCGCGCCGCACCACCTGACCCACCTTGGCCAGCAAGCGCGAAGCATGCGCATAGCGCGTCACAATGTCATTGCCGTGATCAATCTCGATCATATTACCATACTGGGGGTGGTAATCCGAGTAAGCTACTACGCCGCCTGCCGAGGCGCGGATGGATGTCCCCTCCGGCACCATGAAGTCGACCCCCTCGTGCATCGCGCTCGCCCCGGTGAACGGGTCGAGTCTCCAGCCGAAGTTCGACGAAGAGAAACCCTCGGCGATCGGTGGGATCGACGGCAACAGCTTGTGACTCAACTGGTTCTGCTGCAGAAGGGTCTCCAGTGCCACCAGCTTGTCGCTGCGGTCGTTCACCAACTGGGTCAGCGTGTTGAGTTGCTGCTCCAGCGTCGCCGCCGACATCTGCTGCGGATTCAGCGTCACCAGCGGACCGCCCTGTGCGGGCGGCTGATCGAAGCGGAATTCATCCGGCTTCATGCCGGACAACTTGGCCAGGCGCGCACCCAGCGCATCCAGGCGCTGCAATTGCGCCTGCATCTGCCCGACGCGGGCCGCCATCGCATCCAGACTGCTGTTCACGTAGGAATCCCGCTTCTGGCGCTCCTCGCTCTGGATCCTGGACAGCAAGGCGCGCACACCGTCGTTCAGGCCTTCCGGCGCAAAACGAGCCAACGCGTACTGCAAGGTAAAGGTCGCCACCCAGACCATCACGGACACCAGCACCACCAGCAGCATGATCTGCCAGGTACCCAGCGTGATGCTGCGGGATTTTGCCAAGCGATTGGAAACTAGAATAATATTCACGCTCCCCCTCCTAACTTATTATGGTTGCTTATAACTTCGTGGCGCATCGATTCGGAACACTACTAAGCGGCAGCCCGGAGCTCCGCCCGCTCGTCTCCAGAGCCCAGGCCCTGTCAGCGCTGCAACGCCATTTTGCAGGCGTCGCACCGTCCTATCTTGCGCAATCGAGCATGGTATCGGGCCTGCAATTCGGCACCCTCACTGTCGTTGTCGCCAACGCCACTGTCGCCGCCAAGCTGCGGCAACTTGCGCCGGAACTTGTTGTTTTATTGCAAAACAGGGGCTGCGAGATTAGCGGAATCCGCGTCAAGGTGCAAGTTTCCGTCGCCCCCGTCCCGCGCAAAAACACCCCGCGCCAACTGAGCAGGACGGCACGCAATGCCCTGGATGGCCTCAGCGCGAGCCTGGAGGAATCGCCGCTCAAACAGGCACTTGAGAAGCTGGCCCGCGACTAAAGAAATACCCGCCAGCCGGTCAACACATAACGCTCCAGCACGAACAGCAGTCCGGACACCAATAGCACCAGCACGGCAAAGCGCACCGTCTGCCACGCGAAGCGCAGATAACGGCGGTCACGCGTGAAGATGTACATCCCGCCGCCGAGCACTACCAGCAGGATGACAAGTACAAAGAACAAACGCAGGATCAGCATAAACCCCCCGTTCTTTACCGCAGCTAGGTGGTTTGCAACTGCAAGCGCAGGAACGACGGGGCATCCTCCACGCTATCGAAAGTGACGAACTCCCACGCTTGCTCGTCGGCAAGCAGGGCGCGCACCAGCGCATTGTTCAGGGCATGGCCGGATTTGAAACCGGAGAACGCGCCGATCAGCGGATACCCCAGCATGTAGAGATCGCCGATGGCGTCGAGCACCTTGTGCTTGACGAACTCGTCCTCGAAGCGCAGGCCGTCCGCATTCAGCACGCGGTAGTCATCCATCACGATGGCGTTATCCAGGCTGCCGCCCAGCGCCAAACCCTGCGCGCGCATGTTCTCGACATCCTGCATGAAGCCGAAAGTGCGTGCACGGCTGATATCGCGCACGTAGGACTCCTCCCCCAGATCGACCGTGACATGCTGCTTGGTGTTGGCAAAGACCGGATGGGCGAAGTTGATGGTAAAGGTCAGCTTGTAGCCGTTATAGGGATCGAAGCGCACCCACTTGTCGCCCTGCTTCACCTCGATGCTTTTCTTCACACGGATGAATTTCTTGGCGGCGGACTGCTCCACGATACCCGTCGACTGCAGCAGGAAGATGAACGTACCGGCACTGCCGTCCATGATCGGCACTTCGGCACTATCCAGATCGACGTAGGCATTGTCGACCCCCAGGCCGGCAAATGCCGACATCAGGTGCTCGACGGTGGCGACGCGCACGCCGTTCTGCTCCATGCAGGTGGAAAGCCGCGTGTCGTGCACCAGATCGGCGCGCGCACGAATCTCCTCCACCGGCTTGACGTCCACTCGGCGGAATACGATCCCGGTGTTGACCGGGGCGGGACGCAGCCCGAGCGTGACCTTCTCGCCGCTGTGCAAGCCGACGCCCGTCACGCTGACGGAGCCCTTCAATGTGCGTTGCCTAACCATCGGTGTCTTGAGCGATGAAATCATGGGGCGATTTTACCACGCCCACTATCCTCGCTCCCCGCCCCCGTTAGTCTGCCTGCTTGCGCAGGAACGACGGGATGTCGAGCATGTCCATGCCGGACTTCTCCATCGCATCGATGGTCTCGCGGCGGCCGCGGCGCATCACGGCCGGGGTATCCAGCTCGCTGTAGTTCACTCCCGGGTTGCTGGTGGCGAACGGCTCGTTGTCGGTACCGGTGCGCTGGTAGGTAGTCTCTTCGCCGCGATACACCACTTCCGGCTTCGTCTGCTTGCGTGCCAGCGGTGCGCCCAGGCCGGTTGCCACCACAGTGACGCGCAACTCGTCGCCCATCGCCTCGTCGAACACGGAACCCACGATCACGGTCGCTTCTTCTGCGGCGAACTGTACGCACTCCATCACGTCGTCGATCTCCTTCAGCTTCAGGTTGCTCGAGGAAGTGATGTTCACCAGCACGCCGCGCGCGCCGGACATGTTCACGTCTTCCAGCAGCGGGCTTGCGATGGCGCGTTCTGCAGCGGTGCGCGCGCGGTCAGCGCCGTTGGCGATTGCGGAACCCATCATCGCCATACCGTTTTCCGACATCACGGTGCGAACGTCGGCGAAGTCCACGTTGATCAGACCGGGCACGTTGATGACCTCGGCGATGCCCGCGACTGCACCCTGCAGCACGCCGTTGGCGGCCTTGAATGCTTCCGGCACGGTGATGTCGTTGCCCAGCACTTCCATCAGCTTGGAGTTCGGCACGATGATCAGCGAATCGACATGCTCGTGCAGCGCCTCGATACCGGCCTTGGCGAAACGCATGCGGTTGCCTTCGTAGGTGAACGGCTTGGTGACCACCGCCACGGTGAGGATGTCCAGCTCGCGCGCGATCTGTGCGACGATGGGTGCCGCACCGGTGCCGGTGCCGCCGCCCATACCAGCGGTGATGAACACCATGTTCGCGCCGGCGATCAGTTCCTTGATGCGCTCGCGGTCTTCTTCCGCCGCAGCCTGGCCGACCGACGGCTTCGCGCCCGCGCCCAGGCCCTTGGTGATGTTTGCCCCGATCTGCAACTGGGTGCGCGCCTTGCTGCGCTTGAGAGCCTGTGCATCGGTGTTGATGGCGATGAACTCCACCCCCTGCACGCCCTGCTCGATCATGTGATCGACCGCGTTGCCGCCGCAGCCGCCCACGCCGATCACCTTGATCACCGCATCCTGAGTTTGCGCTTCCATGATTTCAAACATCGTTATTCTCCTTTTCGTAATTGCAAAACAAACCCTGAACCTGCCAAAACCCAAACGCTAAAAATTACCCTGGAACCATGCCTTCATCTTCGCCAACACGTCGCTGAATGAACCCGACTGCGCACGCGTTTCCTCGGTGCGCTGGAAGTGCTCCAGCCCGTACAGCAACAGGCCGACGCCGGTCGCCATGCGCGGTGTCTTCACCACGTCCGAAAGGCCGCCGACGTACTTGGGGATACCCAGGCGCACCGGCATGTGGAATATCTCTTCGCCCAGCTCGACCATGCCCTGCATCGCGCTGCTGCCGCCGGTGATGACGATGCCGGACGACAGCAGGTCCTCGAAGCCGCTGCGGCGCAGCTCCTGCTGCACCAGCGAATACAGCTCCTCGACGCGCGGCTCGATAACCTCTGCGAGGGTCTGGCGCGACAGCATGCGCGGCCCGCGCTCGCCCACGCCCGGCACTTCGATCGCGCCGTCGTCGGCCAGCTGGCGCAGCGCACAACCGTGCTTGATCTTGATGTCTTCCGCATCCTGCGTCGGCGTGCGTAGCGCCATCGCGATATCGTTGGTGATCTGGTCTCCAGCGATGGGGATCACTGCGGTATGGCGGATCGCACCGCCGGTAAACACGGCGATATCGGTGGTGCCTCCGCCGATATCGACGATGCACACGCCCAGTTCCTTCTCGTCCTCTTCCAGCACTGCCTTGCTCGATGCCAGCGGCTGCAGGATCAGCTCGTTCACTTCCAGCCCGCAGCGGTGGATACACTTCATGATGTTCTGCACCGCAGCGACCGCGCCGCTGACGATGTGCACCTCCACGTCCAGGCGCATGCCGCTCATACCCAGCGGCTTCTTGATGCCGTCCTGTCCGTCGATGCTGAACTCCTGTTCGAGGATGTGCAGAATCTGCTGGTCGCCCGGCAGACTGATCGAGCTTGCAGTCTCGACCACGCGATCGATGTCGGTGACCGCGACCTCCTTCTCCTTGATCTTCACCATGCCGCGCGAATTGATGCCGCGGATATGGCTGCCGGCGATGCCGGTATAGACCTCGTGTATCTTGCAGTCGGCCATCAGCTCGGCCTCTTCGAGCGCGCGCTGGATCGCGCCGACAGTGGCCTCGATGTTGACCACCATGCCCTTCTTCATGCCGCTAGACTCGTGCATGCCCATGCCGATCACTTCGAGCATGCCGTCCGGCTTCACCTCGCCGACGATGGCCACGATTTTGGACGTACCGATATCCAGACCGACCACCAGGTTCTTGGCATCCTTGCTGTTTCTACTCATCTCTGTTCTCCACTGCCTGCTAACCGTTTAACGCACCGCCCAGCGCAAAGCCGTTGCGGTAACGCAAATCCACATATCTCACCGAACCCTCCATCGCCGCAAGGCTGTATGGGTACACCGAAACGAAGCGCGCCAAGCGCTGTTCCATCTCCTCGCGCCCCAGTTCCAGCACCATGCCGTTGCTCAGGTGCAGCTGCCAGGCATGCCGCGGCGTCAGCGCGATCTGCGCGACTTTCAGGTTCAGCGCAGCGAGTTGCTGGCCGAATTCGCCGTAGCGCTGCTTGATCTCGAATGAATCGCCGTCCTGTCCGATGAACGCCGGCAGCGTCTCTTCACTGTAGGCGTTGAACACCTCGCCCTGCATATTCACCAGCGC includes these proteins:
- a CDS encoding M23 family metallopeptidase yields the protein MNIILVSNRLAKSRSITLGTWQIMLLVVLVSVMVWVATFTLQYALARFAPEGLNDGVRALLSRIQSEERQKRDSYVNSSLDAMAARVGQMQAQLQRLDALGARLAKLSGMKPDEFRFDQPPAQGGPLVTLNPQQMSAATLEQQLNTLTQLVNDRSDKLVALETLLQQNQLSHKLLPSIPPIAEGFSSSNFGWRLDPFTGASAMHEGVDFMVPEGTSIRASAGGVVAYSDYHPQYGNMIEIDHGNDIVTRYAHASRLLAKVGQVVRRGEKVAEVGSTGRSTGSHLHFEVRYKGIAQNPVRFLQEAHG
- a CDS encoding DciA family protein translates to MVAYNFVAHRFGTLLSGSPELRPLVSRAQALSALQRHFAGVAPSYLAQSSMVSGLQFGTLTVVVANATVAAKLRQLAPELVVLLQNRGCEISGIRVKVQVSVAPVPRKNTPRQLSRTARNALDGLSASLEESPLKQALEKLARD
- the lpxC gene encoding UDP-3-O-acyl-N-acetylglucosamine deacetylase is translated as MVRQRTLKGSVSVTGVGLHSGEKVTLGLRPAPVNTGIVFRRVDVKPVEEIRARADLVHDTRLSTCMEQNGVRVATVEHLMSAFAGLGVDNAYVDLDSAEVPIMDGSAGTFIFLLQSTGIVEQSAAKKFIRVKKSIEVKQGDKWVRFDPYNGYKLTFTINFAHPVFANTKQHVTVDLGEESYVRDISRARTFGFMQDVENMRAQGLALGGSLDNAIVMDDYRVLNADGLRFEDEFVKHKVLDAIGDLYMLGYPLIGAFSGFKSGHALNNALVRALLADEQAWEFVTFDSVEDAPSFLRLQLQTT
- the ftsZ gene encoding cell division protein FtsZ is translated as MFEIMEAQTQDAVIKVIGVGGCGGNAVDHMIEQGVQGVEFIAINTDAQALKRSKARTQLQIGANITKGLGAGAKPSVGQAAAEEDRERIKELIAGANMVFITAGMGGGTGTGAAPIVAQIARELDILTVAVVTKPFTYEGNRMRFAKAGIEALHEHVDSLIIVPNSKLMEVLGNDITVPEAFKAANGVLQGAVAGIAEVINVPGLINVDFADVRTVMSENGMAMMGSAIANGADRARTAAERAIASPLLEDVNMSGARGVLVNITSSSNLKLKEIDDVMECVQFAAEEATVIVGSVFDEAMGDELRVTVVATGLGAPLARKQTKPEVVYRGEETTYQRTGTDNEPFATSNPGVNYSELDTPAVMRRGRRETIDAMEKSGMDMLDIPSFLRKQAD
- the ftsA gene encoding cell division protein FtsA codes for the protein MSRNSKDAKNLVVGLDIGTSKIVAIVGEVKPDGMLEVIGMGMHESSGMKKGMVVNIEATVGAIQRALEEAELMADCKIHEVYTGIAGSHIRGINSRGMVKIKEKEVAVTDIDRVVETASSISLPGDQQILHILEQEFSIDGQDGIKKPLGMSGMRLDVEVHIVSGAVAAVQNIMKCIHRCGLEVNELILQPLASSKAVLEEDEKELGVCIVDIGGGTTDIAVFTGGAIRHTAVIPIAGDQITNDIAMALRTPTQDAEDIKIKHGCALRQLADDGAIEVPGVGERGPRMLSRQTLAEVIEPRVEELYSLVQQELRRSGFEDLLSSGIVITGGSSAMQGMVELGEEIFHMPVRLGIPKYVGGLSDVVKTPRMATGVGLLLYGLEHFQRTEETRAQSGSFSDVLAKMKAWFQGNF
- a CDS encoding cell division protein FtsQ/DivIB, coding for MWDNAPLLRNIANALISFSVLAVLSGAVWYAVHLPGLFPLHSVRLNAAPQRVVPEDVLKVARKEIDGNFFTVDIERLRQSLEQLPWVRSVSIRREFPDRLVVQLEEHQVLARWNGDALVNMQGEVFNAYSEETLPAFIGQDGDSFEIKQRYGEFGQQLAALNLKVAQIALTPRHAWQLHLSNGMVLELGREEMEQRLARFVSVYPYSLAAMEGSVRYVDLRYRNGFALGGALNG